A section of the Veillonella criceti genome encodes:
- a CDS encoding GntR family transcriptional regulator — MRKTVRTARYQQIAADVAGKIVSGGYKEGERIFARSALSVHYGVSPETSRRAIALLADLGIVEVTKGSGCTVLSKEKAEQFRMQFNDFDSVDSLRQDLARQIEEQTKSMQTLKNTIQKLSESVGHYQYKNPLQPMKMAITEACHYIGQSIGSIQLWQHTGVTIVAIESQDKTMIISPGPYATFTAGEEIYFIGPADSWPRLERFLYGANETDE, encoded by the coding sequence GTGCGTAAAACGGTACGCACGGCTCGATATCAACAAATTGCTGCTGATGTAGCTGGTAAAATTGTTTCTGGTGGCTATAAGGAAGGGGAGCGAATTTTTGCTCGCTCTGCCTTATCCGTTCATTATGGCGTATCCCCTGAAACGTCACGACGCGCGATTGCATTGCTAGCTGATTTAGGTATTGTAGAAGTGACTAAGGGGAGCGGTTGTACAGTGCTTTCTAAAGAGAAAGCAGAACAATTTCGGATGCAGTTTAATGATTTTGATTCGGTTGATTCGTTGCGCCAAGATTTGGCACGGCAAATTGAAGAACAAACAAAATCGATGCAGACCTTAAAGAACACAATCCAGAAATTAAGTGAATCAGTAGGGCATTACCAGTATAAAAATCCATTGCAACCCATGAAGATGGCGATTACTGAGGCGTGTCATTATATAGGGCAGTCAATAGGCTCCATCCAGTTGTGGCAGCATACGGGGGTAACCATTGTAGCAATTGAGTCACAGGATAAAACCATGATTATATCGCCAGGGCCGTATGCAACTTTTACAGCTGGGGAAGAGATATATTTTATTGGACCTGCTGATAGTTGGCCACGATTGGAACGCTTTTTATATGGTGCTAATGAAACAGACGAGTAG